In one window of Ciona intestinalis unplaced genomic scaffold, KH HT001098.1, whole genome shotgun sequence DNA:
- the LOC108950862 gene encoding uncharacterized protein LOC108950862 isoform X2 encodes MDDDDVIIQARDVVLRHQLREALHTSMHTKDINNIQQAIDDVDGARMRDVMNDDVIQAEELIRILQAERDAKARLLLRKKELARAIKPPDVITPVEKPDVTPVVNDVIIPIVDEREAEVAMMKQLLAEAMTSNNVTMLEIAMQRILDAGLYDIMKGLFDDATMTLELWKDRIAFKKSVADIPARTWKDVQSRLGRGGTDSFRYRVVKRSVSQINQSEIERAREILYDITIDDAQNLSLLVNLFYRYCQATMEEWDANIDNL; translated from the exons CGCTCCATACGTCCATGCACACCAAggatataaacaacatacaaCAAGCTATAGATGACGTAGATGGTGCGAGGATGCGTGACGTCATGAATGATGACGTTATACAGGCCGAGGAGCTTATTCGAATCCTTCAAGCGGAACGCGACGCAAAAGCGCGATTGCTTCTACGTAAGAAAG AACTCGCCCGAGCGATAAAACCCCCCGATGTGATAACACCAGTTGAAAAACCTGACGTCACACCTGTggtaaatgacgtcataatacctatTGTCGACGAAAGAGAAGCGGAAGTCGCTATGATGAAACAAT TGCTAGCCGAAGCGATGACGTCAAATAACGTCACAATGCTGGAAATCGCGATGCAGCGAATATTAGATGCCGGTCTGTATGACATCATGAAGGGGTTGTTTGATGACGCAACAATGACGTTGGAATTATGGAAAGATCGAATCGCGTTCAAGAAAAGCGTGGCCGATATACCGGCGAGG ACATGGAAAGACGTTCAATCCCGGTTGGGCAGAGGTGGTACCGATTCATTCAGATATCGTGTTGTTAAACGAAGCGTGTCACAAATTAACCAATCAGAGATCGAGAGAGCGCGAGAGAttctttatgacatcacaatagacGACGCAcaaaatttaagtttgttggttaatttattttacag ATATTGCCAGGCAACAATGGAGGAGTGGGACGCCAACATAGATAACTTATAG
- the LOC108950862 gene encoding uncharacterized protein LOC108950862 isoform X1: MDDDDVIIQARDVVLRHQLREALHTSMHTKDINNIQQAIDDVDGARMRDVMNDDVIQAEELIRILQAERDAKARLLLRKKELARAIKPPDVITPVEKPDVTPVVNDVIIPIVDEREAEVAMMKQLLAEAMTSNNVTMLEIAMQRILDAGLYDIMKGLFDDATMTLELWKDRIAFKKSVADIPARYVSEVRSYTNPPPGVHHVMQATFILLGFNESQLKTWKDVQSRLGRGGTDSFRYRVVKRSVSQINQSEIERAREILYDITIDDAQNLSLLVNLFYRYCQATMEEWDANIDNL, encoded by the exons CGCTCCATACGTCCATGCACACCAAggatataaacaacatacaaCAAGCTATAGATGACGTAGATGGTGCGAGGATGCGTGACGTCATGAATGATGACGTTATACAGGCCGAGGAGCTTATTCGAATCCTTCAAGCGGAACGCGACGCAAAAGCGCGATTGCTTCTACGTAAGAAAG AACTCGCCCGAGCGATAAAACCCCCCGATGTGATAACACCAGTTGAAAAACCTGACGTCACACCTGTggtaaatgacgtcataatacctatTGTCGACGAAAGAGAAGCGGAAGTCGCTATGATGAAACAAT TGCTAGCCGAAGCGATGACGTCAAATAACGTCACAATGCTGGAAATCGCGATGCAGCGAATATTAGATGCCGGTCTGTATGACATCATGAAGGGGTTGTTTGATGACGCAACAATGACGTTGGAATTATGGAAAGATCGAATCGCGTTCAAGAAAAGCGTGGCCGATATACCGGCGAGG TATGTATCTGAAGTACGCAGTTACACCAACCCGCCACCAGGGGTACATCACGTGATGCAAGCTACATTTATATTACTTGGGTTTAATGAAAGTCAACTTAAG ACATGGAAAGACGTTCAATCCCGGTTGGGCAGAGGTGGTACCGATTCATTCAGATATCGTGTTGTTAAACGAAGCGTGTCACAAATTAACCAATCAGAGATCGAGAGAGCGCGAGAGAttctttatgacatcacaatagacGACGCAcaaaatttaagtttgttggttaatttattttacag ATATTGCCAGGCAACAATGGAGGAGTGGGACGCCAACATAGATAACTTATAG
- the LOC100177604 gene encoding uncharacterized protein LOC100177604 isoform X2, with the protein MEGTNSCELQTQDTVPVYNSDDSKLDTKSDEVKTDDVKSTKASRDLYIVTEESDVTQHSFVFRHKDEEKEERSIFDVHKKHLTSTGNQRPITQPEGQPSYPSSPRPLRHETDVTTLPGYVPTPPVTIDKPPNRKLYDYRDFQYLEQSRRKRRRKKSEVDINIVYNLSRFVTRPYEGALDKYSDSSPKPKLRGRTSQLVTSSTHSPKSRSRTFVSPDCDVTKYLRQRRRSISASPPRIHTSQLHPLFRGSRSTRTSPIYTPTSSPPTSSPPTSHIASPLLRRYQRSTFRSILDHVGGKQDNCKLPDIYAKNGEPPKLLPRKQFDTLSTSYPGAKHRVDNNQKMTKEKNNEKASPNSHKRVLLNTSLPIGSPTFQRAMKGFNPAVEKSGEGKTTRVRIASAGGRKVGRVQRMTSATGNDDEINEIRDSLGSLSVGTPPKSILKNRRRSIDDLDIGTKKGLAMYLKSKQQH; encoded by the exons ATGGAAGGCACGAATAGTTGTGAATTACAAACACAAGACACGGTACCTGTATATAATAGCGACGATTCGAAACTTGATACGAAAAGTGACGAAGTCAAAACAGACGATGTCAAAAGTACCAAG gCGTCACGTGACTTGTACATTGTGACGGAAGAATCGGACGTGACGCAACATTCGTTTGTGTTTCGTCATAAAGacgaagaaaaagaagaacgAAGTATATTCGACGTACATAAGAAACATCTGACGTCAACGGGAAACCAAAg ACCCATCACTCAACCAGAGGGTCAACCATCTTACCCTTCTTCACCCAGGCCGCTACGTCACGAAACCGACGTCACTACACTTCCGGGTTACGTTCCCACGCCCCCAGTAACAATCGACAAACCCCCAAACCGGAAGTTGTACGATTATCGCGACTTTCAATATTTAGAACAATCGCGTCGAAAGCGACGTCGAAAGAAAAGCGAGGTCGACATAAACATCGTATATAATTTATCAAG GTTTGTTACTCGGCCGTACGAGGGCGCTCTCGACAAATACTCGGATTCAAGCCCGAAGCCAAAGTTACGTGGTCGCACGTCACaattagtgacgtcatcaacccATTCACCGAAATCGCGTTCGAGGACTTTCGTATCAcctgattgtgacgtcacaaagtaTTTGAGACAAAGAAGACGAAGTATCTCAGCGTCGCCGCCTCGGATTCACACGTCACAATTACACCCATTATTCCGCGGATCGCGATCGACGCGTACCTCACCGATCTACACGCCTACGTCATCACCACCTACGTCATCACCGCCTACGTCACACATAGCGTCACCATTGTTGCGTAGATACCAACGAAGTACGTTTAGGTCGATACTTGACCACGTGGGTGGGAAACAAG ACAACTGTAAGCTTCCAGACATCTACGCTAAGAACGGGGAACCCCCGAAACTGCTACCTCGGAAACAATTCGATACATTATCTACGTCATATCCGGGAGCGAAACATCGCGTCGATAACAATCAAAAGATGACAAAGGAGAAGAACAATGAAAAG GCCTCCCCCAACAGCCACAAGCGTGTCCTGCTCAACACCAGTTTACCGATCGGTTCGCCGACGTTTCAACGAGCGATGAAAGGATTTAACCCAGCGGTTGAAAAAAGTGGGGAGGGAAAAACTACGAGAGTGCGTATCGCATCCGCTGGGGGGCGCAAGGTGGGACGGGTTCAGCGTATGACGTCAGCAACCGGAAATGACGACGAAATAAACGAAATACGGGATAGTTTGGGATCGTTATCGGTGGGGACTCCCCCTAAGTCGATATTAAAGAACAGACGACGATCAATCGACGATTTAGATATCGGGACAAAGAAGGGATTGGCGATGTATCTCAAGtctaaacaacaacattaa
- the LOC100177604 gene encoding uncharacterized protein LOC100177604 isoform X1: MEGTNSCELQTQDTVPVYNSDDSKLDTKSDEVKTDDVKSTKASRDLYIVTEESDVTQHSFVFRHKDEEKEERSIFDVHKKHLTSTGNQRPITQPEGQPSYPSSPRPLRHETDVTTLPGYVPTPPVTIDKPPNRKLYDYRDFQYLEQSRRKRRRKKSEVDINIVYNLSRFVTRPYEGALDKYSDSSPKPKLRGRTSQLVTSSTHSPKSRSRTFVSPDCDVTKYLRQRRRSISASPPRIHTSQLHPLFRGSRSTRTSPIYTPTSSPPTSSPPTSHIASPLLRRYQRSTFRSILDHVGGKQVSDNCKLPDIYAKNGEPPKLLPRKQFDTLSTSYPGAKHRVDNNQKMTKEKNNEKASPNSHKRVLLNTSLPIGSPTFQRAMKGFNPAVEKSGEGKTTRVRIASAGGRKVGRVQRMTSATGNDDEINEIRDSLGSLSVGTPPKSILKNRRRSIDDLDIGTKKGLAMYLKSKQQH; this comes from the exons ATGGAAGGCACGAATAGTTGTGAATTACAAACACAAGACACGGTACCTGTATATAATAGCGACGATTCGAAACTTGATACGAAAAGTGACGAAGTCAAAACAGACGATGTCAAAAGTACCAAG gCGTCACGTGACTTGTACATTGTGACGGAAGAATCGGACGTGACGCAACATTCGTTTGTGTTTCGTCATAAAGacgaagaaaaagaagaacgAAGTATATTCGACGTACATAAGAAACATCTGACGTCAACGGGAAACCAAAg ACCCATCACTCAACCAGAGGGTCAACCATCTTACCCTTCTTCACCCAGGCCGCTACGTCACGAAACCGACGTCACTACACTTCCGGGTTACGTTCCCACGCCCCCAGTAACAATCGACAAACCCCCAAACCGGAAGTTGTACGATTATCGCGACTTTCAATATTTAGAACAATCGCGTCGAAAGCGACGTCGAAAGAAAAGCGAGGTCGACATAAACATCGTATATAATTTATCAAG GTTTGTTACTCGGCCGTACGAGGGCGCTCTCGACAAATACTCGGATTCAAGCCCGAAGCCAAAGTTACGTGGTCGCACGTCACaattagtgacgtcatcaacccATTCACCGAAATCGCGTTCGAGGACTTTCGTATCAcctgattgtgacgtcacaaagtaTTTGAGACAAAGAAGACGAAGTATCTCAGCGTCGCCGCCTCGGATTCACACGTCACAATTACACCCATTATTCCGCGGATCGCGATCGACGCGTACCTCACCGATCTACACGCCTACGTCATCACCACCTACGTCATCACCGCCTACGTCACACATAGCGTCACCATTGTTGCGTAGATACCAACGAAGTACGTTTAGGTCGATACTTGACCACGTGGGTGGGAAACAAG TTTCAGACAACTGTAAGCTTCCAGACATCTACGCTAAGAACGGGGAACCCCCGAAACTGCTACCTCGGAAACAATTCGATACATTATCTACGTCATATCCGGGAGCGAAACATCGCGTCGATAACAATCAAAAGATGACAAAGGAGAAGAACAATGAAAAG GCCTCCCCCAACAGCCACAAGCGTGTCCTGCTCAACACCAGTTTACCGATCGGTTCGCCGACGTTTCAACGAGCGATGAAAGGATTTAACCCAGCGGTTGAAAAAAGTGGGGAGGGAAAAACTACGAGAGTGCGTATCGCATCCGCTGGGGGGCGCAAGGTGGGACGGGTTCAGCGTATGACGTCAGCAACCGGAAATGACGACGAAATAAACGAAATACGGGATAGTTTGGGATCGTTATCGGTGGGGACTCCCCCTAAGTCGATATTAAAGAACAGACGACGATCAATCGACGATTTAGATATCGGGACAAAGAAGGGATTGGCGATGTATCTCAAGtctaaacaacaacattaa
- the LOC100179954 gene encoding CDGSH iron-sulfur domain-containing protein 2 homolog A-like, whose product MEAISYIVRDAVPSYLKGVPIPKSFGGFLKLSVKDWLHLTTFTTVVGGVGYLAFKPYYDKYVGGNKDTIMNFRVEKQKEKVYDVIDVEDLGEKTNFCRCWRSKKWPFCDGSHNAFNKATGDNVASLIIEKKKSR is encoded by the exons ATGGAAGCGATATCATACATCGTACGAGATGCTGTACCTTCATATTTAAAGGGGGTTCCGATACCAAAGTCTTTTGGAGGATTTCTTAAACTATCAG TCAAAGATTGGCTCCATCTCACCACCTTCACCACAGTGGTTGGTGGGGTTGGTTACCTCGCATTCAAACCTTACTATGATAAATACGTTGGTGGGAACAAAGACACGATCATGAACTTTCGTGTTGAGAAGCAGAAGGAGAaggtttatgatgtcatagacgTGGAGGATCTTGGGgagaaaacaaacttttgtcGTTGCTGGAGGTCGAAAAAA TGGCCATTCTGCGACGGCTCACACAACGCCTTTAACAAAGCTACGGGCGATAACGTTGCCTCGTTGATCATCGAGAAGAAAAAATCTCGTTAA
- the LOC100175288 gene encoding thioredoxin domain-containing protein 15-like, which yields MSESYLNICPTSQLEYETNYSIFRDLNFFGNGNFSNELKNCHNVGTDPVFPATILMSVAQLLSHLGSHEPGICAVVLFYATWCPFSMKMAADYNALGRLFPTIPIIAVEVESQINTFSSNQLRFGTISVPNLLIFQGPRAISRYNQTHIDLQLLTQFMKQHINVDVQTNCSPNVSTCSDFQIMEQDHIGPLPTKLQTDTDWILIFSILFLLYIVFTKVKTVVV from the exons ATGTCTGAATCATACTTAAACATTTGTCCAACCAGCCAACTCGAATATGAAACAAACTACTCCATATTCAGGGACCtaaatttttttggaaatgGAAATTTTTCCAACGAACTTAAAAACTGCCACAATGTTGGAACAgacccagtgtttccagctacAATTCTAATGAGTGTTGCGCAACTATTATCTCACCTTGGAAGCCACGAACCAGGGATTTGTGCCGTTGTGCTCTTCTATGCCACCTGGTGTCCCTTCTCTATGAAGATGGCTGCCGACTACAACGCACTCGGCCGATTGTTTCCAACAATCCCCATCATTGCTGTGGAGGTTGAATCacaaataaatactttttcatCTAATCAACTCAG GTTTGGAACAATATCCGTTCCCAACCTCCTAATCTTTCAAGGACCTCGAGCGATATCACGATACAACCAAACACATATTGACCTGCAACTATTAACACAATTCATGAAACAACATATTAATGTTGATGTGCAAACTAATTGCTCTCCCAATGTCTCAACATGTTCAGATTTTCAAATAATGGAGCAAGACCACATTGGTCCattgcccacaaagttacaaacagaTACAGACTggatattaatattttcaattttgtttttattgtatattgtgtttacaaaagtaaaaactgttgttgtgTGA
- the LOC100182286 gene encoding carbonyl reductase [NADPH] 1-like, with product MSTTRVAIVSGSNRGLGLAIVRGLCKDFKGDVYLCSRSEASGKEAVKSLETEGLCPKYHQLDICDENSVLSLKEFLVKNYGGLDVLVNNAGFAYKSASTEPFGKQARDTVDVNYYGTLKISNILLPIMKKGGRVVNVSSFVSLMSIKKCSEELQSIFRSQTITEEELSSKMEEFVAHARAGDHVTHGWPDTAYGVSKVGVSVMTWIQARQMRMRGLDDVLINACCPGWVRTDMAGPKATKSPDEGAITPLYCALLPEGAKEPHGKFLSDKTIKEW from the coding sequence ATGTCTACCACTAGAGTTGCAATTGTGTCTGGGTCAAATAGGGGGTTGGGGTTAGCTATTGTAAGGGGGTTATGCAAGGACTTTAAGGGTGATGTTTACCTTTGTTCTCGGAGTGAGGCATCGGGTAAGGAAGCTGTGAAATCGCTTGAAACCGAAGGATTGTGCCCGAAGTACCATCAGCTCGATATCTGCGACGAAAATAGTGTTTTATCGCTCAAGGAATTCCTGGTGAAGAATTATGGTGGGTTGGATGTCTTGGTGAATAACGCTGGCTTCGCTTATAAATCAGCGAGCACTGAACCATTTGGTAAGCAAGCACGGGATACAGTAGATGTCAATTACTACGGCACGCTTAAAATATCTAATATTTTGCTGCCAATAATGAAGAAAGGTGGTCGAGTGGTTAACGTGTCAAGTTTTGTGAGTTTGATGTCAATAAAGAAATGCAGCGAGGAATTGCAAAGTATTTTCCGGTCCCAAACCATCACAGAGGAGGAACTGAGCTCAAAAATGGAGGAATTTGTGGCTCATGCTAGAGCTGGGGACCATGTTACACATGGGTGGCCCGACACTGCATATGGGGTGTCGAAGGTTGGGGTTTCCGTCATGACGTGGATACAAGCTCGGCAGATGCGCATGAGGGGCCTCGACGACGTTCTAATCAACGCTTGTTGCCCAGGTTGGGTGAGAACGGACATGGCGGGGCCAAAAGCGACAAAGTCTCCAGATGAGGGCGCTATAACACCTCTGTACTGTGCACTGCTACCAGAGGGAGCTAAAGAGCCGCATGGGAAATTCCTATCGGACAAAACCATCAAGGAATGGTAA